In one Paraburkholderia azotifigens genomic region, the following are encoded:
- a CDS encoding VOC family protein — protein MHKQIYVNLAVGSVEKSKAFFSQLGFTFEPKFTNDQAACMVIGENIYAMLLAKDFFQTFTNKTLCNAKESAEALICLSCDSRAQVDQLADKALAAGGAQPRPAQDHGFMYGRSIEDIDGHIWELMYMDPNAPMLAADAT, from the coding sequence ATGCACAAGCAGATCTATGTGAACCTGGCCGTCGGCAGCGTGGAGAAATCCAAGGCCTTTTTCTCGCAACTCGGCTTCACGTTCGAACCGAAATTCACCAATGATCAGGCGGCCTGCATGGTGATCGGCGAAAACATCTACGCGATGCTGCTCGCGAAGGACTTCTTCCAGACCTTCACGAACAAGACGCTGTGCAACGCGAAGGAGAGCGCAGAGGCGCTGATCTGCCTGTCGTGCGACAGCCGCGCGCAAGTCGACCAACTCGCCGACAAGGCGCTCGCCGCGGGCGGCGCCCAGCCGCGCCCGGCGCAGGATCACGGCTTCATGTACGGACGCAGCATCGAGGATATCGACGGCCACATCTGGGAACTGATGTACATGGACCCGAACGCGCCGATGCTGGCGGCGGACGCCACCTGA
- a CDS encoding YciI family protein, whose amino-acid sequence MRFMIMVKATADSEAGKMPEEALIASMAAYHEALQKAGVLLDASGLQPSAKGWRVRYANGERTVAQGPFAETETLIAGYTVIQVRSREEAMEWARRFPAPFGEDADGEIEVRQMYDLDDFEPSRPMERFRKIEGAHH is encoded by the coding sequence ATGCGATTCATGATCATGGTGAAGGCCACGGCTGACAGCGAAGCCGGCAAGATGCCGGAGGAAGCGCTGATTGCATCGATGGCGGCGTACCACGAAGCACTGCAGAAAGCTGGCGTTTTGCTCGACGCATCCGGCCTGCAACCCAGCGCGAAGGGCTGGCGCGTGCGCTATGCGAACGGCGAACGGACCGTGGCGCAAGGGCCGTTCGCGGAGACCGAGACGCTGATTGCCGGCTACACCGTGATCCAGGTGCGTTCGCGCGAAGAAGCGATGGAGTGGGCGCGACGCTTCCCCGCGCCGTTCGGCGAGGACGCGGACGGCGAGATCGAAGTCCGTCAGATGTATGACCTCGACGACTTCGAGCCGAGCCGGCCGATGGAACGCTTTCGCAAGATCGAAGGCGCGCATCACTGA
- a CDS encoding YciI family protein, with the protein MSYMLLIVEPTEQREERGEVAGRAVYDRMLKYRAELQSRGQLIAAESLSPVKKGVRLEKRDGQTRLIDGPFAEAKEMIGGFFLLNVDTYEEALALAEQCPAAEWCTIEVRKVAPCYEC; encoded by the coding sequence ATGTCTTACATGCTGCTCATCGTCGAACCCACCGAACAGCGCGAGGAACGCGGCGAAGTCGCGGGCCGCGCCGTCTACGACCGCATGCTGAAATACCGCGCCGAGTTGCAGTCGCGCGGACAACTGATCGCCGCCGAGTCGCTGTCGCCCGTCAAGAAGGGTGTGCGCCTGGAAAAGCGCGACGGACAGACGCGCCTGATCGACGGTCCGTTCGCCGAAGCGAAGGAAATGATCGGCGGTTTCTTCCTGCTGAACGTCGACACCTACGAGGAAGCGCTCGCGCTCGCCGAGCAATGCCCGGCCGCCGAGTGGTGCACGATCGAAGTCCGCAAGGTCGCACCCTGCTACGAGTGCTGA
- a CDS encoding glycine zipper 2TM domain-containing protein has protein sequence MWKRYIARAALAAVALVPFVTGCTVGGAAAGGYVGHETTHSTAGTVGGAVAGGIIGHELGK, from the coding sequence ATGTGGAAGCGCTATATCGCGCGCGCCGCGCTCGCAGCGGTTGCGCTGGTGCCGTTCGTGACGGGATGCACGGTAGGCGGCGCGGCAGCCGGCGGCTACGTAGGCCATGAGACGACGCATAGCACGGCAGGCACTGTGGGCGGTGCGGTCGCGGGCGGGATCATCGGTCACGAACTGGGCAAGTGA
- a CDS encoding porin produces the protein MKKILIATAVAASFASVAHAQSSVTLYGTLDAGITYTSNVGGHSQWAVGSGSIDENRFGLRGVEDLGGGMRTIFTLEQGFNLNNGSQASKGQMFSRQAFVGLSSQAGTVTLGRQYDAMHDFVAPVTAAGSWGGANFAHIYNNDGLDDNSGVATNNSIKFRSADYAGLSFGGTYGFSNNSQFANNREYSVGASYQNAGLRVGAGYAQQNNPTGNAAGATTAAGNFLSGFGSLYGSTFRQREFGAGASYAFGPAVIGLAWTQGRVDNFDTGAGSSRFNNYEVNAKYNVTPAFGLGVAYTYTNGRAASMDGNPDVKFHVNQIGVQGDYALSKRTDVYAQGVYQLTSGSDGMPKAAIDNGNVTGESASRRQAVASVGLRHRF, from the coding sequence ATGAAGAAGATTCTGATCGCGACGGCAGTGGCTGCCTCGTTCGCCTCGGTCGCCCACGCACAGAGCAGCGTCACGCTGTACGGCACGCTGGACGCAGGCATCACCTACACCAGCAACGTCGGCGGCCACTCGCAATGGGCGGTCGGCAGCGGCTCGATCGATGAAAACCGCTTCGGCCTGCGCGGCGTCGAAGACCTCGGCGGCGGCATGAGGACGATCTTCACGTTGGAGCAAGGCTTCAATCTGAACAACGGTTCGCAGGCTTCGAAAGGCCAGATGTTCTCGCGCCAGGCTTTCGTCGGTCTGTCGAGCCAGGCCGGCACGGTCACGCTGGGCCGTCAGTACGACGCGATGCACGACTTCGTCGCGCCCGTGACGGCGGCAGGTAGCTGGGGCGGCGCGAACTTCGCGCACATCTACAACAACGACGGCCTCGACGACAACAGCGGCGTCGCCACGAACAACTCGATCAAGTTCCGCAGCGCGGACTACGCGGGTCTGTCGTTCGGCGGCACGTACGGCTTCTCGAACAACTCGCAGTTCGCCAACAACCGCGAGTACAGCGTCGGTGCGTCGTATCAGAACGCCGGTCTGCGTGTCGGCGCCGGCTACGCACAGCAGAACAACCCGACGGGCAACGCAGCCGGCGCAACGACGGCAGCAGGCAACTTCCTGTCCGGCTTCGGCTCGCTGTATGGTTCGACGTTCCGCCAGCGTGAATTCGGCGCGGGCGCCAGCTACGCATTCGGTCCGGCCGTGATCGGCCTCGCATGGACGCAAGGCCGCGTCGATAATTTCGACACGGGTGCAGGCTCGTCGCGCTTCAACAACTACGAAGTCAACGCGAAGTACAACGTCACGCCGGCATTCGGTCTGGGTGTCGCTTACACGTACACCAACGGCCGCGCAGCATCGATGGACGGCAACCCGGACGTCAAGTTCCACGTCAACCAGATCGGCGTGCAAGGCGACTACGCGCTGTCGAAGCGCACCGACGTCTACGCACAAGGCGTCTATCAGCTGACGAGCGGCTCGGACGGCATGCCGAAAGCCGCGATCGACAACGGCAACGTGACGGGTGAATCCGCGTCGCGCCGCCAGGCTGTCGCGTCGGTTGGCCTGCGTCACCGCTTCTAA
- a CDS encoding SRPBCC family protein, whose product MSEDGDATPPVADLQIVSTRVFDFPRDLVFSAWTDPAHLAHWWGPKGFTNSFHEFDLRPGGNWRFVMHGPDGVDYRNHSVFVEIVAPERIVFDHVSGPYFRVTATFDAASDAQTRITFRMLFETPAVCAQVKTFALKANEENFDRLQKELKRMV is encoded by the coding sequence ATGTCCGAGGATGGCGACGCAACTCCGCCTGTCGCGGATCTGCAAATCGTGTCGACGCGCGTGTTCGATTTTCCGCGCGATCTCGTCTTCAGCGCGTGGACAGACCCGGCGCACCTTGCGCACTGGTGGGGCCCCAAGGGCTTCACCAATTCCTTCCACGAATTCGATCTGCGTCCCGGCGGCAACTGGCGCTTCGTGATGCATGGGCCGGACGGCGTCGATTACAGGAATCACAGCGTATTCGTCGAGATCGTCGCGCCCGAGCGGATCGTGTTCGATCATGTGTCGGGGCCATACTTTCGCGTGACAGCTACGTTCGATGCAGCAAGCGACGCGCAGACGCGCATCACGTTTCGCATGCTGTTCGAGACGCCCGCCGTGTGTGCGCAGGTGAAGACGTTTGCGTTGAAGGCAAACGAAGAGAACTTCGACCGGCTGCAGAAGGAGTTGAAGCGGATGGTCTGA
- a CDS encoding aromatic ring-hydroxylating oxygenase subunit alpha, with amino-acid sequence MHVVAPLDSSTVDNTAKPAVRDLRRVDIHPDHWYPLAWSREVKRGKTHAVRFAGEPIVLARTESGKVIALEDRCAHRQVPLSGGVVDGEAIRCGYHGWTYDCSGKCIDVPYLGRERLPNGVRAYPCRESEGLVFVFPGKAELAETMPLPPLGSVADKAYKTRRFGREVACHYSFMHENLMDMNHQFLHRKQMGKMRARSLGRRRGDDWVEVDYTFAREAGQQPIGEALVFGQKRNSTREDHKDVMTIRTQYPFQTLQIRTSDGTLVMDLWICYVPLDREQRTNRTFGLLSIKRPKLGALLDIAWPLLVWFTERIFAEDRWIVELEQAAHDAQGADWNHEVFPVINDLRDLLRQCGAPAARRVIPIEPSAEPVAI; translated from the coding sequence ATGCATGTAGTCGCTCCGCTGGACAGCAGCACCGTCGATAACACCGCCAAACCCGCCGTGCGTGATCTGCGCCGCGTCGATATCCATCCCGATCACTGGTATCCGCTCGCGTGGTCGCGCGAAGTGAAGCGCGGCAAGACGCACGCCGTGCGCTTCGCCGGCGAGCCAATCGTGCTGGCGCGCACGGAGTCGGGCAAGGTGATCGCGCTGGAGGATCGCTGCGCGCACCGGCAGGTGCCGCTGAGCGGCGGCGTGGTGGACGGCGAAGCGATCCGCTGCGGCTACCACGGCTGGACCTACGACTGCTCGGGCAAATGCATCGACGTCCCGTATCTGGGACGCGAGCGCCTGCCGAATGGCGTGCGCGCATATCCGTGCCGCGAATCGGAAGGACTGGTTTTCGTGTTTCCCGGCAAAGCCGAACTCGCCGAAACGATGCCGCTGCCGCCGCTTGGCTCCGTCGCCGACAAGGCATACAAGACGCGCCGCTTCGGCCGCGAAGTGGCTTGCCATTACTCGTTCATGCACGAAAACCTGATGGACATGAACCATCAGTTTTTGCATCGCAAGCAGATGGGCAAGATGCGCGCGCGTTCGCTCGGCCGGCGGCGCGGCGACGACTGGGTCGAAGTGGACTACACGTTTGCGCGCGAAGCGGGCCAGCAGCCGATCGGCGAGGCGCTCGTGTTCGGGCAGAAACGCAACAGCACGAGGGAAGACCACAAGGACGTGATGACGATCCGCACGCAGTATCCGTTTCAGACGCTGCAGATCCGCACGTCGGACGGGACGCTCGTGATGGACCTGTGGATCTGCTATGTGCCGCTCGATCGCGAGCAGCGCACCAATCGCACGTTCGGCCTCCTGTCCATCAAGCGGCCGAAGCTCGGCGCGTTGCTCGACATCGCGTGGCCGCTGCTGGTGTGGTTCACGGAGCGCATCTTCGCGGAAGATCGCTGGATCGTGGAACTCGAACAGGCAGCGCACGACGCGCAAGGCGCCGACTGGAATCACGAAGTCTTCCCGGTGATCAACGACTTGCGCGATCTGCTGCGGCAGTGCGGCGCGCCGGCGGCGCGGCGCGTGATTCCCATCGAACCGTCGGCGGAACCGGTTGCCATCTGA
- a CDS encoding glycosyltransferase family 2 protein: MDIEVIDEDVTLTNPALAAAPSTAAGSLPKRSLREALAVASPRINPRKGTWQSAVIHGSVTALWLLLFARAFFLHGALAWSTGIAYVLYDTLLLAFVTVKTLPLIRRSLPAHRSADATKLPTLGVIVAAHNEAGVLPVTLAALLRQTQGPAQIVIADDGSTDGTRDLLTRRFGLVEPVPGELSAPSSRYPNLYWLRVPHGGKAPALNAAIEVMTTETVMTVDADTLLADDATLAMRAAFAQSPKLVAATGILVPVCNRTASGRVFQWFQTYEYMRNFIARFAWMRADSLLLVSGAFASFRREALVAVGGFDAQCLVEDYELIHRLRRYSVDRDLGWEVRVVGDAHAQTEAPATLGAFLRQRRRWFAGFLQTQYWNRDMTGNARYGTLGRLMLPVKAFDTMQPIYGLTAFALLLGFVFGGHGLIVVSIFSVIGLKTAIDLAFYLWSIHLYRRWTGLTRGTSLPMAVAAAIAEPFTFQLLRHTGAALGWLQFLRGGKTWGKQHRSGLVGATQATR; encoded by the coding sequence ATGGATATCGAAGTGATCGACGAAGATGTCACGCTGACGAACCCTGCTTTGGCCGCTGCGCCGTCGACGGCTGCGGGCTCGCTTCCGAAGCGGTCGCTGCGTGAGGCGCTTGCCGTCGCATCGCCGCGTATCAACCCGCGCAAGGGAACGTGGCAGAGCGCCGTGATCCACGGCAGCGTAACGGCGCTGTGGCTGTTGCTGTTTGCACGCGCGTTCTTTCTGCATGGCGCGCTCGCCTGGTCGACGGGCATCGCTTACGTGCTTTACGACACGCTGCTGCTCGCGTTCGTCACGGTGAAGACGCTGCCGCTGATCCGCCGCTCGTTGCCCGCGCACCGTTCCGCCGACGCCACGAAGCTGCCGACGCTGGGCGTGATCGTCGCCGCGCACAACGAAGCGGGCGTGTTGCCCGTCACGCTCGCCGCGCTGTTGCGGCAGACGCAAGGCCCGGCGCAGATCGTGATCGCCGACGACGGCTCCACCGACGGCACACGCGATCTGCTGACCCGCCGCTTCGGCCTCGTCGAGCCTGTGCCCGGCGAACTGAGCGCGCCCAGCAGCCGCTATCCGAATCTGTACTGGCTGCGCGTGCCGCATGGCGGCAAGGCGCCCGCGCTGAACGCCGCCATCGAAGTGATGACGACCGAAACCGTCATGACCGTCGACGCCGACACGCTGCTCGCCGACGACGCGACGCTGGCCATGCGCGCGGCCTTCGCGCAGTCGCCGAAGCTGGTCGCGGCGACGGGCATCCTCGTGCCCGTCTGCAATCGCACGGCGAGCGGGCGCGTGTTCCAGTGGTTCCAGACCTACGAATACATGCGCAATTTCATCGCGCGTTTCGCGTGGATGCGGGCCGACAGTCTGCTGCTGGTGTCGGGCGCGTTTGCGTCGTTTCGGCGAGAAGCTCTGGTTGCCGTCGGCGGCTTCGATGCGCAATGCCTCGTCGAAGATTACGAGCTGATTCACCGGCTGCGCCGCTATTCCGTCGATCGCGATCTCGGCTGGGAAGTCCGCGTGGTCGGCGACGCGCATGCGCAGACGGAAGCGCCCGCCACGCTCGGCGCGTTCCTGCGTCAGCGCCGCCGCTGGTTCGCGGGCTTCCTGCAGACGCAGTACTGGAATCGCGACATGACGGGCAATGCGCGTTACGGCACGCTCGGCCGTCTGATGCTGCCCGTGAAGGCGTTCGACACGATGCAGCCCATCTACGGCCTGACCGCGTTCGCGCTGCTGCTCGGTTTCGTGTTCGGCGGACACGGCTTGATCGTCGTGTCGATTTTCAGCGTGATCGGGCTCAAGACGGCGATCGACCTCGCGTTCTACCTGTGGAGCATTCATCTGTATCGCCGCTGGACGGGGCTGACGCGCGGCACGAGCCTGCCGATGGCCGTGGCCGCCGCGATCGCCGAACCGTTCACGTTTCAGTTGCTGCGCCACACGGGCGCGGCGCTCGGCTGGCTGCAATTTCTACGCGGTGGCAAGACGTGGGGCAAACAGCACCGCTCGGGTCTCGTCGGCGCGACGCAGGCCACGCGTTGA
- a CDS encoding cytochrome b — protein sequence MNTSTTSRTAARDGIEALSTPAHASRYTRTAMILHWLIAVLIIVNVVLGLSADSLPDDWVRPVIDTHKSIGITVLGLALLRVLWRTSHRPPPLPREFPSWERLAAHVAHFLLYFLMIALPLSGWMHDSAWKAAATHPMHLFGVIPFPRIGLIMNLDPAVKEPLHDRFGMLHTYLGYALYALLAMHIGGALKHELLDRHSVIKRMVP from the coding sequence ATGAACACATCGACAACATCCCGCACGGCCGCGCGCGACGGCATCGAGGCGCTTTCCACGCCGGCGCATGCGTCGCGTTACACCCGCACGGCGATGATCCTGCACTGGCTGATCGCCGTGCTGATCATCGTGAACGTGGTTCTCGGCCTGTCCGCCGATTCGCTGCCCGACGACTGGGTGCGCCCCGTCATCGATACGCACAAGTCGATCGGCATCACGGTACTCGGCCTCGCGCTGCTGCGCGTGCTGTGGCGAACGTCGCACCGGCCGCCGCCGCTGCCGCGCGAGTTTCCGTCGTGGGAACGGCTGGCCGCGCACGTCGCGCATTTCCTGCTGTACTTCTTGATGATCGCGTTGCCGCTGTCGGGCTGGATGCACGACTCCGCATGGAAGGCGGCCGCGACGCACCCGATGCATCTGTTCGGCGTGATCCCGTTTCCGCGCATCGGTTTGATCATGAATCTCGATCCTGCCGTGAAAGAGCCGCTGCACGACCGGTTCGGCATGTTGCACACCTATCTCGGCTACGCGCTGTATGCGCTGCTGGCGATGCATATCGGCGGCGCGCTGAAGCATGAGCTGCTCGACCGTCACTCCGTCATCAAGCGGATGGTGCCGTAA
- a CDS encoding LysR family transcriptional regulator has protein sequence MLTDDELALLEAIRESGSLSRAAARLGKAPSTISHAARQLETRFDALLFDRRRYRLQLTPAGQLLAEEAARLMQDVSRMTQRVRQIASGWEDRLWIVTDELLEFETFMPVVHAFDALQSGVKLRVTTEVLGGTWEALRDGRADVIVGATNEPPAIPGLRWFELGVVDWVFAISPRHPLASIKEPLRREQIAKQRGIVVADSSRASGRAYGLLGGQTSLAVPSMRAKILAQRDGLGVGWLPRQRVASLLKRGELVEKDTADPREPNVLYVAWRGEQEGRALKWWLDQLREPRLARRLVQGVDQFA, from the coding sequence ATGTTGACCGACGACGAGCTTGCCCTGCTCGAGGCGATACGCGAAAGCGGCAGCTTGTCGCGCGCGGCGGCGCGGCTCGGCAAGGCTCCGTCGACGATATCGCACGCGGCGCGCCAGCTCGAAACACGCTTCGACGCGCTGCTGTTCGACCGCCGCCGCTACCGCCTGCAACTGACGCCCGCAGGCCAGCTGCTCGCCGAAGAGGCCGCGCGGCTGATGCAGGACGTGTCGCGCATGACCCAGCGCGTGCGGCAGATCGCGAGCGGCTGGGAAGACCGTCTCTGGATCGTCACGGACGAACTGCTGGAGTTCGAGACCTTCATGCCCGTCGTCCACGCGTTCGACGCGCTGCAATCGGGCGTCAAGCTGCGCGTGACGACGGAAGTCCTTGGCGGCACGTGGGAAGCGTTGCGCGACGGCCGCGCGGACGTGATCGTCGGCGCGACCAACGAGCCGCCCGCCATTCCAGGCTTGCGCTGGTTCGAGCTGGGCGTGGTCGACTGGGTGTTCGCGATCTCGCCGCGTCATCCGCTCGCGAGCATCAAGGAGCCGCTGCGCCGCGAGCAGATCGCGAAGCAGCGCGGCATCGTCGTCGCCGATTCGTCGCGCGCGAGCGGCCGCGCGTACGGGCTGCTCGGCGGACAGACTTCGCTCGCGGTGCCCAGCATGCGTGCGAAAATCCTCGCTCAGCGCGACGGACTTGGCGTCGGCTGGCTGCCGCGTCAGCGCGTCGCGTCCCTGCTCAAGCGCGGCGAACTCGTCGAAAAGGACACCGCCGATCCGCGCGAACCCAACGTGCTCTATGTGGCATGGCGCGGCGAGCAGGAAGGCCGGGCGCTGAAATGGTGGCTCGACCAGCTGCGCGAGCCGCGCCTCGCCAGACGTCTGGTGCAGGGCGTCGACCAGTTCGCGTGA
- a CDS encoding glutathione S-transferase family protein, with protein MGLLVDGQWQDKWYDTASTGGRFVRTDAVFRNWVTPDGDAGPTGRDGFEAEAGRYHLYVSHACPWAHRTLIVRALKGLEDMISVSAVHWLMLGDGWTFADGPGVVPDTLNHAKYLRDVYIAADPHYSGRVTVPILWDKHQRTIVSNESSEIIRMLNSAFDELGAEPGDFYPPPLRADIDAINARVYDTVNNGVYKAGFATTQAAYEEAVAPLFDTLDWLEQKLSRQRFLTGNRLTEADIRLFTTLIRFDAVYFGHFKCNLRRISDYPNLSAYTRDIYQHRGVAATVNFEHIKRHYYESHRSVNPTGIVPRGPVQDFNAPHDRARFA; from the coding sequence ATGGGATTGCTAGTCGACGGTCAATGGCAGGACAAGTGGTACGACACGGCTTCGACGGGCGGCCGCTTCGTGCGCACGGACGCCGTCTTCCGCAACTGGGTCACGCCTGACGGCGACGCCGGGCCGACCGGCCGCGACGGCTTCGAAGCCGAAGCAGGACGCTATCACCTGTATGTGAGCCACGCGTGTCCGTGGGCGCATCGCACGCTGATCGTGCGCGCGCTGAAGGGGCTGGAGGACATGATCAGCGTCTCGGCCGTGCACTGGCTGATGCTCGGCGACGGCTGGACCTTTGCCGACGGTCCCGGCGTGGTGCCCGACACGCTCAATCACGCGAAGTATCTGCGCGACGTCTATATCGCCGCTGATCCGCACTACAGCGGCCGCGTGACGGTGCCGATCCTGTGGGACAAGCATCAGCGGACGATCGTCAGCAACGAGTCGTCGGAAATCATCCGCATGCTGAATTCCGCGTTCGACGAGCTCGGTGCGGAGCCGGGCGACTTCTATCCGCCGCCGCTGCGCGCCGACATCGACGCGATCAACGCGCGCGTCTACGACACCGTCAACAACGGCGTCTACAAGGCGGGCTTCGCGACCACGCAGGCGGCGTACGAAGAGGCCGTCGCGCCGTTGTTCGACACGCTCGACTGGCTGGAGCAGAAGCTCTCCAGGCAGCGTTTCCTGACGGGCAACCGTTTGACGGAAGCTGACATCCGCCTTTTCACGACGCTGATCCGTTTCGATGCCGTGTACTTCGGCCACTTCAAGTGCAATCTGCGGCGCATTTCGGACTACCCGAATCTGTCCGCTTACACGCGCGACATCTATCAGCATCGGGGCGTGGCCGCGACGGTGAATTTCGAGCACATCAAGCGGCATTACTACGAGAGCCATCGCTCGGTGAATCCGACGGGCATCGTGCCGCGCGGCCCCGTGCAGGATTTCAACGCGCCGCATGATCGGGCGCGCTTTGCGTGA
- a CDS encoding thioredoxin family protein: protein MTTANQYSKTAPSRADVDAMAGVTVVEFGTDWCGYCQGAQPVIGKAFGQHPGTRHLKIEDGPGRPLGRSFKVKLWPTLIFMRDGVEVARVVRPTDAAQIEEAFAAVA from the coding sequence ATGACTACCGCGAACCAATACTCGAAGACCGCGCCGAGCCGCGCGGATGTCGACGCCATGGCGGGCGTGACCGTCGTCGAATTCGGCACCGACTGGTGCGGCTACTGCCAGGGCGCGCAGCCCGTGATCGGCAAGGCGTTCGGCCAGCATCCGGGCACGCGTCATCTGAAGATCGAAGACGGACCGGGCCGGCCGCTCGGGCGCTCTTTCAAGGTCAAGCTGTGGCCGACGCTGATCTTCATGCGCGACGGCGTCGAAGTGGCGCGTGTGGTGCGGCCGACGGACGCCGCACAGATCGAAGAGGCGTTCGCCGCTGTCGCGTGA
- a CDS encoding 3-deoxy-7-phosphoheptulonate synthase, whose product MSRIDNPTRDQEAGVADSTQDTTRIDDTRIGAVRPLISPALLLDELPCPPGVQSLVEKSRVEIADILHDRDDRLVVVVGPCSIHDHDQAMEYAHKLKVAADALRDDLMIVMRVYFEKPRTTVGWKGYINDPRLDGSFRINEGLRRARELLLEISGLGLPTGTEFLDLLSPQYIADLIAWGAIGARTTESQSHRQLASGLSCPIGFKNGTDGGVQIAADAIVAAAASHAFMGMTKMGMAAIFETRGNDDAHVILRGGKKGPNYDAAGVEEACAALRKVGLREQVMVDCSHANSNKSHERQIEVAQDLANQVSGGDKRIVGVMIESHLEAGRQDLKPGVPLARGVSITDACIGWAQTEPALQTLAQAVRARRQRNQ is encoded by the coding sequence GTGAGCCGCATCGACAACCCCACACGCGATCAGGAAGCCGGCGTCGCCGATTCCACCCAGGACACCACGCGCATCGACGACACGCGCATCGGCGCGGTGCGCCCGCTGATCTCGCCCGCGCTGCTGCTCGACGAATTGCCGTGCCCGCCGGGCGTGCAGTCGCTGGTCGAAAAGAGCCGCGTCGAGATCGCCGACATCCTGCACGATCGCGATGACCGGCTGGTTGTCGTCGTGGGTCCGTGCTCGATTCACGACCACGATCAGGCAATGGAGTACGCGCACAAGCTGAAAGTAGCCGCCGACGCCTTGCGCGACGACCTGATGATCGTGATGCGCGTCTACTTCGAGAAGCCGCGTACGACGGTCGGCTGGAAGGGCTACATTAACGATCCGCGTCTGGACGGCAGCTTCCGCATCAATGAAGGCCTGCGCCGCGCGCGCGAACTGCTGCTCGAGATCAGCGGCCTCGGGCTGCCGACGGGCACCGAATTCCTCGACCTGCTGAGCCCGCAGTACATCGCGGATCTGATCGCGTGGGGCGCGATCGGCGCGCGCACGACTGAAAGCCAGAGCCATCGGCAGCTCGCGTCGGGCCTGTCGTGCCCGATCGGTTTCAAGAACGGCACGGACGGCGGCGTGCAGATCGCCGCCGACGCGATCGTCGCGGCAGCCGCGAGCCATGCGTTCATGGGTATGACCAAGATGGGCATGGCCGCCATCTTCGAAACGCGCGGCAACGACGACGCTCACGTCATTCTTCGGGGCGGCAAGAAAGGGCCGAACTACGACGCAGCAGGCGTCGAAGAAGCGTGCGCCGCGCTGCGCAAGGTCGGCTTGCGCGAACAGGTAATGGTCGACTGCTCGCACGCCAACTCGAACAAGTCGCACGAGCGGCAGATCGAAGTCGCGCAGGATCTGGCTAACCAGGTGTCGGGCGGCGACAAGCGGATCGTCGGCGTGATGATCGAGAGCCATCTGGAAGCAGGCCGCCAGGATCTGAAGCCGGGCGTGCCGCTTGCTCGCGGGGTGTCGATCACCGACGCGTGCATCGGCTGGGCGCAAACCGAGCCCGCGCTGCAGACGCTCGCGCAGGCCGTCCGCGCGCGCCGTCAGCGCAACCAGTAA